GGGTGAAGAAGATAATCACAAAAAATTGCAGCAAAGGTGGCAAGAGATTGAAGAACTTTTGAATAATGATAAATTTATTCGTACACTGCGGAAAATGTCTGAGCTTAAAGCTGCACTTAATAGTGGCAATATTACCAGCGTAGATATTGATATTATTTATGCTCAAACTGTTATGCAGCTAGATGGAGATATTATCAGCCGTTACCATAAAAAGCTATTTCAATTACCTGAAGGTGATAGAGATTTAATCCTAAAAATACATAATGAAGGGGTAGTTGCTGGAGAGAAACAGTGGCGTGGAACACTAGACTTTCTGATTGGTATTGTACAAAATATCGCGAAATTATCCCGACAATGAAAGCTGATAAAACATACACTGATAGTGAAGCTGATGTTCAACTATCTTTTTTTGTACAAATCCCTCAAGGCACTCCTATTGAACTTGAAATTAAGGTTGAGCCAGGACAGTATACTTTTTATCTAAATAAGACCATTTTAAAACAAATTGAAGAAGCACGAGAAATAGGCTGCTCTTTATACATTCCGTCAAAATTACTAGCTTATATTTGGTACTACAACTGTTTTAGCGAGCAGATTTGCGTTAATAAGAATACTACGCCATACCAGAAATTAGTAATTACTAAAAAAAACTTTAAAATATTTGATGATACTTTTATAATAAGTTTTATCAAATTATTCTGGAATAAATCATTACAAAAAAAATCAACGCTACAGTATGGAATTACTTTTAATTCTTATTATAGAGAAGATACATCAGATTTATATCTCTGGAAAGAACAAGATATTGTTTTACAAAGTAATATTTTATTTTATGGTGACATAATTCACAAAATCAAGAGTGATTTTATCAAAAATCCTGAGTGCTTAAATATTGTTTATTTGCATTATTGGCTTATTGAACAAATACTAAGCTGTCTTCGGACTAAATTAAATTTATTCTCTTGGGAACTAGCTTCGTTATTCCCTGCTACTTTTTTTGTATGGAGATTAAACTTAGCATTTTCATTATCAATACTTGCTGGATTAGTAACATCTGTTGTATTTGCTACTATTCGCTATTGGCTGGTTAATCAGCTTCCAAGATGGACTTATATTAGTTATCAATATCGAAATTGGCTGGCATGGGGACTAAGTTGTGTCACTTCTAGTATTTTTATTTTTACTCCCACTAATTTCTTATTTTTGCTACTTTTGTCACTAACTGGGCCGTTATTACAATGGGTTTTTAGTTTTATAGTAGGGCAAATTGGTAAAGTCTTTATGCGTTGGTTACTAGCTTGAAAACTGGGTGTGAGGCATTGAAAAAAGTATTTTCTTGTGAAAGACTGTTTTAAGAAAAAGATTAGGGTAGCTGAAATATTCAAACAATCTTACCCAAATTCAATTAGACTTTCTAATTATGTTTCAACAACTGCCAACATTGTCCGGCGATCGCCCAATCTTCTTGAGTATGTATCACTAATACTCTCACCGTTGAGTCAGGTGTGGCAATATCTTTATCGACTGGCTGCTGTTGATTTTTCTCAAGGTCTATTTTCAGTCCGATAAATCCAAAGGCTTCACAGGTGGCTTGGCGAATTTGTGGAGAGTTTTCACCCACGCCAGCGGTGAATACTAAAGCATCTAATCCGCCCAAACTAGCAAGCATTGCGCCAATACCAGAACGCAAGCGATGCACGTAGATATCCCATGCTAGTTGAGCGCGGGAATTACCTTGAGCGATGGCTTCTCTCACTTCACGCATATCGCTAGATACACCCGAAATTCCCTTTAACCCAGAAGCTTTATTTAATAACTCATCCAACTTTTCTACAGAGTAATTGCAGTGCCGCAACAGGTAAATCAGAATCCCCGGATCGACTGAACCAGAGCGACTACCCATCATCAATCCTTCTACGGGCGTGAATCCCATAGTAGTATCAATACTGCGACCGTTTTTAATCGCCGCTAAAGAGCAACCATTGCCCAGATGACAGATAATTAACCGCTCAGATGCAACATCTCGACCGAGAATTTGGACAGCACGTTGAGAACAGTATTGGTGACTAATACCATGAAACCCATAGCGACGAATACCTTGCTCTACCCACTGATATGGGCCGGGATAGATTGCTGCTGCATCGGGTAAAGTACCATGAAATCCGGTATCAAAGGCTGCTACTTGGGTGACATTTCCTAAGATTTGTTCAATTGCTTCTATGCCTTCCAAACCCACCGGATTATGCGCTGGGGCAAGGTTAGACAGATCGGCGATCGCCTTTTTGACATCCTCCGTAATTACCACGCTATCTCGATAATCCTCTCCACCATGTACTATCCGATGCCCCACTACATCGATTTCTGATAACTGATCGATTACCTTGGTAGCATCACGATTAAGTGTATTGAGCATATAGGTGAGGTGCGCCTCTGGGGAATCACCAGAGATTGATTTTTGCAGCGTTTCACCTGTTGCAGTTTTCACCTCAATTTCTGCCACACTTCGATCTTGAGTCCAGTTGATTTTCCCTTCCCAAAGGGGTTGGGGTGCTTGGGTAGGCAGAGTTTCATCTGCAATTTCATACAGACAACTCTTTTGGCTACTCGATCCGGCATTCAGTACCAATATTTTCATAGTGACAACATAAAAACATGATCACCTTTGATCGTGTCACTAAATCTGGCCTCATGTTTAGTTTTTTCAACGATGTATAAGTTTTTAGAGTTTGCGATCGCGAGAAACTAAAAATACTGCTCCCCTTAATGAAATCGTTATACTAACTGTGGGAGGCTGTTTATCTATCCAGCCAGATTCCATAGTTGTATTTTTTTATAGCTTGTTGCACTATGTCTTTCTTCAAAACCCCGCTGATTGGTTTAAAAGCTGACTCATTTCGTCATCCATTAGACCTGGAAGCTACCAAAACGCTCAAGCAGATACCAGGCATAGATATGTTGGTGCGAAATTGGCTCAGGCCAATGGCAGAGCAGGTTTTTTATGTGGAAAATATTGCCTCTAGCATTTTGGTGGGTGAAAAGCAACTACCCGATTTATACAAGCTGTTGTTAGATGCCTGTAAAATCCTGGATATAGAGCCTCCCCAGTTGTACGTCCGGCAACATCCGGCTCCCAACGCCTATACTTTTGCTGTGCGGGGTAAGCAGCCTTTTGTGGTGCTACACACTTCCCTGATTGATATTCTCACACCAGAGGAAATACAGGCAGTAATCGCCCACGAGCTGGGACATCTCAAGTGTGACCATAGCGTTTACTTGACTCCTGTAAACTTATTAATATTAGCTGCGGCGATTGTCCCCAATGTCGGTACTTTTGTTGCTCAAGCCATACAGGCGCAACTTTTGGAATGGGTACGTTGTGCTGAGTTTACCTGCGATCGCGCCGCATTACTAGCAACCCAAGACCCGAAAGTTGTCATGTCGGTGTTGATGAAGTTGGCTGGTGGTTCTCCCACCTTAGCGCCCCAACTGAATCTCGATGCCTTTGTTGCCCAAGCCCGCGCTTACGATGATATTAGCAAGACAGAACTGGGTGAAATGGTCAAAGCTGCCCGTACAGCCCAATTAACCCATCCAGTGCCAGTACTGCGGGCGCGAGAAATTGACCGTTGGGCCAGCAGCACCGAATATCAAACTCTGTTGCACAGTCACGGACTGAAGTCTACTAATAATGAAGTTGCACCCAAAGGTGGATGGCGCAATTGGTAGAGCTTCTATTTACAACGGCTTTTTTGCTATATAAGCAGAAAAATTTTTAATATATGGTAAGAAGCGATCGCACTTTGGCGATCGCTTCCCCTTTTCATCCAAAAATGCAAACTTTCCCTAGACTACATACAATACAGTTCGGATAAATATTTTGAACTCAGAATTACCTTTAGGGAAAAGGTTTAGTGGGTTTGGGTTAAAGATTTTTCTCCCCCTTTCCCTTTTCCCTTTCCCCTTTCCCCCAACCGTAGTTACACTACATATCCCTTTTGTCAACTAGAAGCTTTCACGACTGCTTCTGCTTGGGAATGTAACAACAAACCGTATTCTAAACCCTCCACCACCGCTTGATAGGAAGCCGCCAAAATATTGGTAGAAACCCCTACCGTCGTCCAGCGTTGACGACCATTGCCTGATTCTACCAACACACGGGTTTTCGCCGCAGTGCCCGTATGTCCGTTGAGAATTCGTACTTTGTAATCTGTCAAATCAAAGGTTGCAATTTGGGGATAAAAGTTCACCAAAGCCTTGCGTAAAGCTGCATCCAAAGCTGCAACGGGCCCGTTACCTTCCGCCGCCTCCAAGATATTTTTCCCGTCAACAGCGACTTTAACTGTAGCTAGGGCATTGCTAGTTTCTTTCCCCTCAATCAAGTCGCAGTGGACTTGAAAACCTTTGACTTCAAAAAACTTTTGGCGACCTCCCAAAGCTTCGTGCATCAATAGCACAAAACTCGCCTCTGCGGCTTCAAATTGAAATCCTTCACTCTCCAAATCTTTGAGGCGCTGGAGAATTTCTCTAGCCTCTGCCTTTTGTTGATCCAATTCAATCCCAAAACTGCGGGCTTTGGCTAAAACATTGCTCAGTCCAGACTGTTCCGAAATCACAATGCGGCGACGATTCCCGACTTGTTCCGGCTGAATGTGTTCGTAAGTCAGGGGATTACGTTCCACCGCTGATACATGAATACCGCCCTTGTGGGCAAAAGCCGAACGTCCCACAAAGGGAGCGTGTTCATCTGGCGCAAGGTTGACTACCTCACTCACAAAACGACTGGCTTCTGTAAGTTGTGTGAGCTGGTCTTCTGTGATACAACTGT
This portion of the Nostoc sp. GT001 genome encodes:
- a CDS encoding acetate kinase; this encodes MKILVLNAGSSSQKSCLYEIADETLPTQAPQPLWEGKINWTQDRSVAEIEVKTATGETLQKSISGDSPEAHLTYMLNTLNRDATKVIDQLSEIDVVGHRIVHGGEDYRDSVVITEDVKKAIADLSNLAPAHNPVGLEGIEAIEQILGNVTQVAAFDTGFHGTLPDAAAIYPGPYQWVEQGIRRYGFHGISHQYCSQRAVQILGRDVASERLIICHLGNGCSLAAIKNGRSIDTTMGFTPVEGLMMGSRSGSVDPGILIYLLRHCNYSVEKLDELLNKASGLKGISGVSSDMREVREAIAQGNSRAQLAWDIYVHRLRSGIGAMLASLGGLDALVFTAGVGENSPQIRQATCEAFGFIGLKIDLEKNQQQPVDKDIATPDSTVRVLVIHTQEDWAIAGQCWQLLKHN
- a CDS encoding M48 family metallopeptidase, which encodes MSFFKTPLIGLKADSFRHPLDLEATKTLKQIPGIDMLVRNWLRPMAEQVFYVENIASSILVGEKQLPDLYKLLLDACKILDIEPPQLYVRQHPAPNAYTFAVRGKQPFVVLHTSLIDILTPEEIQAVIAHELGHLKCDHSVYLTPVNLLILAAAIVPNVGTFVAQAIQAQLLEWVRCAEFTCDRAALLATQDPKVVMSVLMKLAGGSPTLAPQLNLDAFVAQARAYDDISKTELGEMVKAARTAQLTHPVPVLRAREIDRWASSTEYQTLLHSHGLKSTNNEVAPKGGWRNW